One region of Dehalococcoidia bacterium genomic DNA includes:
- a CDS encoding peptidylprolyl isomerase: MAGKHRKANITRTPTKRQASRWKKEKRLSQIIGIVTGVVIAAVLGIIGFWYYSEQVMPYQQTVLKVNDKSYSMDYYIKTLDFYSKGQSNDVVKLFPDIVARGIAQGQVIIEAAAAENITVSDDEMTKELENMKLDKNDIGTDIVRARVIARKHSEMQCVPNLPGPVEQVEAQAMLIETKAMADDRRQKLILGDNFSNMAGLLSLDSFTQGKRGYLGWVPKGYEDRVLGTLKDSALKNVLFNLNVKEISDPIYDAGAEKPFGYWVLEVLEKDDTRGVHARGILFSSEDDAKVVREKLVDGGSWDDLARQYSQHTSKDSGGDLDWIVPGVDDTQLGRMLSTLEVKQMSPVMRDDSVKTGGGYWIVQVLDKQVRPLDGATMQSLEEECVSSWMQELMKEAKVEDLLDQKQKDFAVDKVIKNRSQ, from the coding sequence TTGGCTGGAAAACACCGTAAAGCAAATATCACCAGAACCCCAACTAAACGACAGGCCTCCAGGTGGAAAAAGGAGAAAAGGCTCTCGCAAATCATCGGGATCGTCACGGGCGTCGTCATTGCCGCTGTGCTCGGCATTATCGGCTTCTGGTATTACAGCGAACAGGTCATGCCGTATCAGCAAACCGTGCTTAAAGTCAATGATAAGTCGTACAGTATGGACTACTATATAAAGACGCTGGACTTTTACTCGAAAGGCCAGTCCAACGATGTAGTCAAGCTCTTTCCCGATATAGTCGCCCGGGGTATAGCGCAGGGTCAGGTTATAATCGAAGCGGCAGCCGCAGAAAATATTACTGTCAGCGACGATGAGATGACCAAAGAACTGGAAAATATGAAACTGGATAAAAACGATATCGGCACCGATATCGTCAGAGCCAGAGTAATTGCCCGTAAACATTCGGAGATGCAATGCGTGCCAAACCTGCCCGGACCGGTTGAGCAAGTGGAGGCGCAGGCCATGTTGATCGAGACCAAAGCCATGGCTGATGACCGCAGACAGAAGTTGATACTGGGAGATAATTTCTCCAACATGGCGGGGCTTCTTTCGCTGGACTCGTTTACACAGGGGAAAAGAGGCTACCTGGGATGGGTGCCTAAAGGCTATGAAGACAGGGTACTTGGCACTCTCAAGGACTCGGCCTTGAAAAATGTGCTTTTCAACCTGAATGTAAAAGAAATAAGTGATCCCATATATGATGCTGGTGCGGAGAAACCTTTCGGCTACTGGGTGTTGGAAGTGCTGGAGAAGGACGATACCCGGGGCGTGCATGCCAGGGGCATACTGTTCTCCTCAGAGGACGATGCTAAAGTGGTGAGGGAAAAGCTGGTAGATGGGGGAAGTTGGGATGATCTGGCAAGGCAGTATTCGCAGCACACCAGCAAGGACAGCGGCGGAGACCTGGATTGGATCGTACCCGGCGTGGATGATACCCAGCTCGGACGTATGCTCAGCACGCTCGAAGTGAAACAGATGAGCCCTGTTATGCGTGACGACAGTGTTAAAACAGGTGGCGGGTACTGGATCGTGCAGGTGCTCGATAAGCAGGTCCGTCCGCTCGATGGTGCCACAATGCAATCGCTTGAAGAGGAATGTGTGAGCAGCTGGATGCAGGAGTTGATGAAAGAAGCGAAGGTTGAGGACTTGTTGGATCAGAAACAGAAGGACTTTGCTGTTGATAAGGTGATAAAGAACAGGAGCCAATAA
- a CDS encoding homoserine dehydrogenase: MQKKRPVNIGLLGIGTIGAGVAKGLVARSQILARQAGCPLVLKAVVEKDMSRHGSAGLDRAIFTDNYRRVVYGAEIDIVIELIGGEYPAFDYIKEALSNGKHVVTANKEVMAKHGTELLSIAKEHRAGLRFEASVGGGIPLISPFQRDLVANDIQAVYAIVNGTTNYILTRMAHDKLDFNMALKQAQKLGYAEADPANDIGGLDAAYKLAILTSLGFDMDVNFDEIFYEGISRLKPQDFSYAEEFGYAIKLLAIAKRSDNLVEARVQPVLIPAESLLAKVDGVYNAIYVSGDLVGNVLFYGQGAGPSATSSAVLADVINIAQNISAGRDNAPRFIPEKKSGIKPMSEIQTRYYFRMKVQDKAGVLARIANVMGDHSISISSVKQQESDASTNTAEIVIMTHPARESAVQDAIKIINKLPVVKEISNFIRVEAI; encoded by the coding sequence TTGCAAAAAAAACGGCCCGTCAATATAGGCCTTTTAGGTATAGGCACCATCGGAGCCGGTGTGGCCAAAGGGCTGGTTGCGCGGAGCCAGATACTGGCGCGTCAGGCGGGTTGCCCGCTTGTCCTTAAGGCGGTGGTCGAGAAAGACATGTCCAGGCACGGCTCGGCCGGGCTGGACCGCGCCATCTTTACCGATAATTACCGCAGGGTGGTCTACGGGGCCGAAATCGATATAGTCATCGAACTGATCGGTGGGGAATATCCGGCCTTCGACTATATCAAGGAAGCGCTTTCCAACGGTAAACATGTTGTCACTGCCAATAAGGAGGTCATGGCCAAACACGGCACTGAGTTGCTGTCGATCGCCAAGGAACACCGCGCAGGGCTGCGTTTCGAGGCCAGCGTGGGCGGCGGCATCCCGCTCATCTCTCCCTTCCAGAGGGACCTGGTGGCCAATGACATACAGGCCGTTTATGCCATTGTTAACGGCACGACCAACTATATCCTTACGCGCATGGCGCACGACAAGCTTGACTTCAACATGGCGCTCAAACAGGCTCAGAAACTGGGCTATGCCGAAGCCGATCCTGCCAACGACATAGGGGGATTGGATGCGGCATACAAGCTGGCCATTTTAACCTCGCTGGGATTCGACATGGATGTGAACTTTGACGAGATCTTCTACGAAGGCATATCCCGGCTCAAGCCGCAGGATTTCAGCTATGCCGAGGAGTTCGGCTACGCCATTAAACTGCTGGCCATAGCCAAGAGATCCGATAATCTGGTGGAGGCCAGGGTGCAGCCGGTACTGATACCGGCCGAATCGCTGCTGGCCAAGGTAGACGGCGTCTATAATGCCATCTACGTTTCAGGCGATCTGGTGGGCAACGTGCTCTTTTATGGACAGGGAGCAGGCCCTTCGGCAACCTCCAGCGCGGTTCTGGCGGATGTTATCAATATTGCGCAAAATATCAGCGCCGGACGCGACAATGCGCCGCGCTTCATACCTGAGAAGAAGTCGGGCATCAAACCCATGTCCGAAATCCAGACACGCTACTATTTTCGTATGAAGGTGCAGGACAAGGCCGGTGTGCTGGCGCGCATTGCCAACGTGATGGGAGACCACAGCATCAGCATCTCCTCGGTCAAGCAGCAGGAATCGGATGCTTCGACCAACACTGCGGAGATTGTAATTATGACGCACCCTGCCCGTGAGAGCGCAGTTCAGGATGCCATTAAAATTATTAACAAGCTGCCTGTGGTCAAGGAGATCAGTAACTTCATCAGGGTGGAGGCTATCTGA
- the thrC gene encoding threonine synthase: MIRGVLHHYKDHLPVTNKTPMISMGEGDTPLVKSVNLARELGVGELYFKLEGCNPTGSFKDRGMVFAIAKALEDGSKQAICASTGNTSASAAAYGARFGLKVIILVPKGKIAMGKMAQAIAYGAEIIAIEGNFDQALKVTRTLAERYPITLVNSLNPYRIEGQKTGSFEIIEDLGGPPDYLFIPVGNAGNITAYWKGFKEWKDKGKVDRSPVMMGFQAEGAAPIVKNMIIEAPQTIATAIRIGNPASWKGATAARDESGGIIDCVTDDEILAAYKMMAGKEGVFGEPASAAPLAGLLKMIKQGKSYKGKRIVCIVTGNGLKDPDIPVRYVEPFPELPAELAVIEKHLGLKK, from the coding sequence ATGATAAGAGGTGTTCTGCATCATTACAAAGACCATCTGCCGGTCACCAATAAAACGCCCATGATTTCAATGGGCGAGGGAGATACCCCGCTGGTCAAGTCTGTCAATCTGGCCAGGGAGCTGGGTGTGGGTGAGTTGTATTTCAAGCTGGAGGGCTGCAATCCCACCGGCTCGTTCAAAGACCGCGGCATGGTTTTTGCCATCGCCAAGGCTTTGGAGGACGGCAGCAAACAGGCTATCTGCGCGTCGACCGGCAATACCAGCGCTTCGGCGGCCGCTTACGGGGCGCGGTTCGGGTTGAAGGTCATAATACTGGTGCCCAAGGGCAAAATCGCCATGGGCAAAATGGCGCAGGCCATTGCATATGGCGCGGAGATTATTGCTATTGAGGGCAACTTCGACCAGGCGCTCAAGGTAACGCGCACTCTGGCCGAGAGATATCCCATAACCCTGGTAAACTCGCTCAATCCTTACCGTATCGAGGGGCAAAAGACCGGGTCGTTCGAAATCATCGAGGATCTTGGCGGTCCTCCGGATTATCTCTTCATACCGGTGGGCAATGCGGGCAACATCACCGCTTACTGGAAGGGATTCAAAGAATGGAAGGATAAGGGAAAGGTCGACAGGTCGCCCGTAATGATGGGATTCCAGGCGGAGGGCGCAGCGCCGATTGTGAAAAACATGATCATCGAAGCGCCGCAGACCATTGCTACTGCTATCCGCATCGGCAATCCGGCAAGCTGGAAAGGCGCTACGGCGGCCAGGGATGAATCGGGTGGCATAATTGATTGTGTAACTGACGATGAGATTCTGGCAGCATATAAAATGATGGCCGGCAAAGAGGGTGTATTCGGCGAGCCGGCATCCGCCGCGCCGCTGGCAGGCCTGCTCAAGATGATAAAGCAGGGTAAGAGCTACAAAGGAAAGAGAATCGTCTGCATCGTGACCGGCAACGGACTGAAAGACCCGGATATACCGGTGCGCTATGTGGAACCCTTCCCCGAATTGCCGGCTGAACTGGCGGTCATCGAAAAGCATCTGGGTTTGAAGAAATAA
- a CDS encoding flavin reductase family protein, giving the protein MLKVVAEDIGAFYHHYPRTAAIVTVSHDGRRNAMAVAWHCPVSFKPPLYGIAVAPKRFSYNMICGAGQFAVNFMPLDRAETIAAVGGSSGSSSDKFTQFDLQEAPAIKTEAPILKEAYAAYECMVFDNRIFGDHAWIIGSVVAVHADGEVFKADGTLDLDLLQPALYMGAEIYCAVDKITTRVLERQKYGGG; this is encoded by the coding sequence ATGTTAAAGGTTGTTGCCGAGGATATCGGGGCTTTCTATCACCACTATCCCAGGACAGCTGCCATAGTGACGGTCAGTCACGATGGCAGGCGAAATGCTATGGCTGTAGCCTGGCACTGCCCGGTGTCTTTTAAACCGCCGCTTTACGGCATTGCTGTCGCTCCCAAGCGCTTTAGCTATAACATGATCTGCGGGGCCGGGCAGTTCGCCGTAAACTTCATGCCGTTGGATAGGGCGGAGACCATCGCCGCTGTGGGGGGCAGCAGTGGAAGCTCCAGTGACAAGTTCACCCAGTTTGATCTGCAGGAAGCCCCTGCGATTAAAACAGAGGCTCCGATATTAAAGGAAGCTTACGCGGCTTATGAATGTATGGTATTCGACAATCGGATTTTCGGTGATCATGCATGGATCATCGGAAGCGTCGTGGCCGTACACGCCGACGGTGAAGTCTTCAAGGCGGACGGAACCCTGGATCTGGATTTGCTGCAACCGGCGCTGTATATGGGAGCCGAGATCTATTGCGCAGTGGACAAAATCACAACCAGGGTACTGGAAAGACAAAAATATGGCGGCGGTTAA
- the folE gene encoding GTP cyclohydrolase I FolE: MLDAEKIKKTAREFIEAIGDDPSREGLVDTPQRLSEMYAELFSGLDMDAKEVLSTGFSAGHHEMVIVRDIPFYSMCEHHFLPFYGVVHIGYIPNARGWVVGVSKLARVVEIYSRRLQLQERMTKHIADVIMESLKPDGVGVVIQAEHLCMVMRGIKKPGSNVITSAMRGIFEKRAVTRAEFLSLVQGK, translated from the coding sequence ATGTTAGACGCTGAGAAAATCAAGAAGACGGCCCGGGAATTCATAGAGGCCATAGGGGATGATCCCTCGAGGGAGGGATTGGTGGATACGCCGCAAAGGTTGTCGGAGATGTATGCCGAACTATTCTCGGGATTGGATATGGATGCAAAGGAAGTGCTCTCCACTGGTTTTTCAGCCGGGCATCACGAGATGGTTATTGTGCGCGACATCCCCTTCTATTCGATGTGCGAGCATCATTTTCTCCCGTTTTATGGTGTCGTACACATAGGATACATACCCAATGCCAGGGGATGGGTGGTGGGTGTATCCAAACTGGCCAGAGTGGTGGAGATATATTCGAGGCGGCTGCAATTGCAGGAGCGTATGACCAAACATATCGCGGATGTGATCATGGAGTCGCTCAAGCCGGATGGAGTAGGTGTAGTGATCCAGGCGGAACACCTCTGTATGGTGATGCGTGGCATTAAAAAGCCGGGCAGCAATGTGATTACGTCTGCCATGCGCGGCATTTTTGAGAAGAGGGCGGTTACCAGGGCGGAATTCCTCTCTTTGGTGCAGGGTAAATAG
- a CDS encoding ABC transporter permease, which yields MSFLEYLLSSWQALISNKMRSSLTILGIVIGVGAVVFLVSFGRGQQQQMATVFENMGANAIYVSGSTRQTMGGMRAEGTLTQEDAEALANSSKAPAVAAVAPMYSKMLKTVYGNQIRTINIMGSTLDIQKILNYKIARGNFFSDSDIRRSNSVAILGAQAAKDLFSTADPVGETLRIGGRKFEVIGVCESRGGFMGTSADNFIMIPLSTMQSHFGVEAGPLGHPVQTIVVEAIKTDAIHTARDQITEILRQRHHIREEEDNDFNVIDMQEILKRMNESMAIFQVFLGSVASISLIVGGIGIMNIMLVSVTERTREIGIRKAIGAKRRDILVQFLVESALLSLSGGILGLGLAGIGSLAIRGQMMNNMPVSAPISLDIVAMALLVAICTGIVSGTYPAFRAARLDPIESLRHE from the coding sequence TTGAGCTTTTTGGAATACCTGCTGTCCTCCTGGCAGGCCCTCATCTCTAACAAGATGCGCTCTTCCCTGACTATACTGGGTATCGTTATAGGTGTGGGCGCCGTGGTCTTTTTAGTTTCCTTCGGACGCGGCCAGCAACAGCAGATGGCAACCGTCTTTGAAAACATGGGCGCCAATGCTATTTACGTTTCCGGCTCCACCAGGCAAACGATGGGCGGTATGAGGGCTGAGGGCACGCTCACACAGGAGGATGCGGAGGCTTTAGCCAACAGCAGCAAGGCTCCCGCAGTCGCGGCCGTTGCTCCCATGTATTCCAAAATGCTCAAGACCGTTTACGGAAACCAGATCAGGACCATAAATATCATGGGATCCACTCTGGATATACAAAAGATACTGAACTATAAAATTGCCAGGGGTAACTTCTTCAGCGACAGCGATATCCGCAGAAGCAACAGCGTAGCCATTTTAGGCGCACAGGCAGCCAAGGATCTTTTCAGTACGGCCGATCCGGTGGGGGAAACTCTGCGCATCGGAGGCCGCAAATTCGAGGTGATAGGAGTATGCGAGTCGCGCGGAGGTTTCATGGGCACCAGCGCCGACAATTTCATCATGATCCCCCTCAGCACCATGCAATCCCATTTTGGCGTTGAGGCCGGACCCCTGGGACACCCCGTCCAGACCATCGTAGTTGAAGCTATTAAAACGGACGCCATCCATACGGCCAGGGATCAAATCACCGAGATACTGCGACAGCGCCACCACATCAGAGAAGAAGAGGATAACGATTTCAACGTTATCGATATGCAGGAGATTCTCAAACGCATGAACGAGTCCATGGCCATCTTCCAGGTATTTTTGGGCAGTGTGGCCAGCATCTCTCTCATCGTGGGAGGTATCGGTATCATGAACATCATGCTGGTATCGGTAACGGAGCGCACGCGGGAGATCGGTATACGCAAAGCCATCGGGGCTAAACGGCGTGATATCCTGGTTCAGTTCCTGGTGGAATCGGCGCTGCTCAGCCTGTCCGGCGGCATCCTGGGACTCGGTCTGGCGGGCATCGGCTCCCTGGCCATCAGGGGTCAGATGATGAATAATATGCCGGTAAGCGCGCCTATCTCTCTGGATATCGTGGCCATGGCGCTGCTGGTGGCCATTTGTACGGGAATCGTCTCAGGAACCTATCCCGCCTTCCGTGCAGCCAGGCTGGACCCCATCGAATCTCTGCGGCACGAATAG
- a CDS encoding ABC transporter ATP-binding protein has translation MIHLENIVKIYTIGDVQVNALNYVSMDIEAGQMVSIMGPSGSGKSTMMNLLGCLDRPNAGKYELDGIDVSRMSDDELAAVRNKKIGFVFQSYNLLPRLNAVMNVELPLIYSGAHDRHKRAMAAMEAVSIVNRAHHRPSEMSGGEQQRVAIARALVNDPPLILADEPTGNLDTRTSHSIMEFLQQLNKKGITIVIVTHEEDIASYTGRTIYLRDGSIVQEKVR, from the coding sequence ATGATCCATCTTGAGAACATCGTCAAGATCTACACAATAGGGGATGTACAGGTCAATGCGCTAAACTACGTCAGCATGGATATCGAGGCCGGCCAGATGGTCTCGATCATGGGGCCTTCAGGGTCCGGCAAATCAACCATGATGAATTTACTGGGTTGCCTGGATCGTCCCAACGCGGGCAAGTACGAACTGGACGGCATTGACGTAAGCCGCATGAGCGATGATGAGCTGGCCGCGGTGCGCAATAAAAAGATCGGATTCGTTTTCCAGTCATATAACCTGTTGCCCAGGTTGAATGCCGTCATGAATGTGGAGCTGCCTCTTATTTATAGCGGGGCACACGACAGGCACAAGCGCGCCATGGCGGCTATGGAGGCGGTCAGCATCGTCAACCGCGCCCACCACAGGCCCAGCGAAATGTCGGGAGGCGAACAACAGCGCGTGGCCATAGCACGCGCCCTGGTTAATGATCCGCCCCTGATTCTGGCCGATGAACCCACTGGCAACCTCGATACGCGCACCAGCCACAGCATTATGGAATTTCTGCAGCAGCTTAACAAGAAAGGAATAACCATAGTAATAGTCACTCACGAAGAGGACATAGCCTCCTACACCGGACGCACCATCTACCTGCGCGATGGAAGCATCGTCCAGGAGAAAGTCCGTTGA